From Sphingomonas hengshuiensis, one genomic window encodes:
- a CDS encoding MJ0042-type zinc finger domain-containing protein, whose protein sequence is MILECSQCRTRYLVPDSAIGADGRTVRCASCKHSWFQAPAILDLATRAEPEAPPPRREPRKPAEAPAPATPPRVFEDASVQAPTAPEYDPFAPQPPFKPRRNPARRWTAAAFVAGFSMLLGTGAILYSGAPGLAAQLGLGIGGEVDTPLVFADKNVELRTMTNGNEVFAVSGRIVNPTTTKQHVPDIRVELRDGSDRLVYSWRITPMGRELGPKSAIDFNGARVGLPPNAKVVQLSFASEIGG, encoded by the coding sequence ATGATCCTCGAATGCAGCCAGTGCCGGACCCGGTACCTTGTCCCCGATAGCGCGATCGGCGCCGATGGCCGGACGGTGCGGTGCGCCAGCTGCAAGCATAGCTGGTTCCAGGCCCCCGCCATTCTCGACCTCGCGACGCGCGCGGAGCCCGAGGCGCCGCCGCCCCGGCGCGAGCCGCGCAAGCCCGCCGAGGCGCCCGCGCCTGCCACGCCACCGCGCGTGTTCGAGGATGCGTCGGTCCAGGCCCCGACCGCCCCGGAATATGATCCTTTCGCACCGCAGCCTCCGTTCAAGCCGCGCCGCAATCCGGCCAGGCGCTGGACCGCGGCGGCGTTCGTTGCCGGTTTCTCGATGCTGCTCGGCACGGGCGCGATCCTCTATTCGGGCGCGCCGGGGCTTGCGGCGCAGCTCGGGCTGGGGATCGGGGGCGAAGTCGATACCCCGCTGGTGTTCGCCGACAAGAATGTCGAGCTGCGGACGATGACCAACGGCAACGAAGTGTTCGCGGTATCGGGCCGGATCGTGAACCCGACGACCACGAAACAGCATGTGCCCGACATCCGCGTCGAACTCCGCGACGGATCCGATCGGCTGGTCTATAGCTGGCGGATCACGCCGATGGGGCGTGAACTGGGGCCGAAAAGCGCGATCGACTTCAACGGCGCGCGCGTCGGGTTGCCGCCCAACGCCAAGGTCGTCCAGCTCAGCTTTGCAAGCGAGATCGGCGGCTGA
- the ftsE gene encoding cell division ATP-binding protein FtsE translates to MANIVQFENVGLRYGTGPETLSDVSFTLQSGAFYFLTGASGAGKTSLLKLLYLAQRPSRGIVRLFGEDAGTLPRTRLPGFRRRIGVVFQDFRLVPHLSAYDNIALPLRVAGVSESDVEAPVREMLAWVGLTDRGRAKPPTLSGGEQQRVAIARAVIGRPEVLVADEPTGNVDPDMAERLLHLFDSLNRLGTTVIVATHDFHLLNRIPNAHMMRLEKGRLGDPMGTLRNPPGAA, encoded by the coding sequence ATGGCCAATATCGTGCAATTCGAGAATGTCGGCCTGCGCTATGGGACGGGACCGGAGACGCTATCGGACGTTTCCTTCACACTCCAGAGCGGCGCCTTTTACTTTCTCACCGGCGCATCGGGGGCGGGAAAGACCTCGCTGCTCAAGCTGCTCTACCTCGCCCAGCGTCCGTCGCGCGGCATCGTGCGGCTGTTCGGCGAGGATGCCGGGACATTGCCCCGCACCCGCCTGCCCGGCTTTCGCCGCCGGATCGGCGTGGTGTTCCAGGACTTCCGGCTGGTCCCGCATCTGTCCGCCTATGACAATATCGCGCTGCCGCTGCGCGTCGCCGGGGTGTCCGAAAGCGATGTCGAAGCGCCGGTGCGCGAAATGCTCGCCTGGGTCGGGCTTACCGACCGTGGCCGCGCGAAACCGCCGACGCTGTCCGGCGGCGAGCAGCAGCGCGTCGCGATCGCCCGCGCAGTGATCGGCCGCCCCGAAGTGCTGGTCGCCGACGAACCCACCGGCAATGTCGACCCCGACATGGCCGAACGCCTGCTGCACCTGTTCGATTCGCTCAATCGGCTGGGCACCACGGTGATCGTCGCGACGCATGATTTCCACCTGCTCAATCGCATTCCCAATGCGCATATGATGCGGCTGGAAAAGGGGCGGCTGGGCGACCCCATGGGCACGCTGCGCAACCCGCCGGGCGCGGCATGA
- a CDS encoding cell division protein FtsX — MRPTARDRRLLDESRRTRAMTGIMAIMLFLTVLAGALGLGMFAATAQLDRALAGRLTVQIIDPDAATRDREARAIVAELARLPGVRQVSEVDRARLAELLRPWLGDAGLDSDLPMPAMIDVEVRADAVAAVEAAARRIAPGARVDRHAQWLSPVRSFMTTMSWLALGLMLLIASATAAVVLLAARSGLDTHRDTIEVLHMLGSTDVQIARLFQRRIAFDTLVGGLIGAGAALGLVWFLQGQMRGLGSEMLGGVALAQRDWLILLLLPLAFALLATVAARVAVLRALARTL, encoded by the coding sequence ATGCGCCCCACCGCCCGCGACCGGCGCCTGCTCGACGAGAGCCGGCGGACGCGCGCGATGACAGGGATCATGGCGATCATGCTGTTCCTGACCGTGCTCGCAGGCGCGCTGGGGCTCGGCATGTTCGCGGCGACGGCGCAGCTCGATCGCGCGCTGGCGGGCCGGCTGACCGTGCAGATCATCGACCCCGACGCCGCAACGCGCGACCGGGAGGCACGCGCGATCGTCGCCGAGCTGGCGCGCCTGCCAGGGGTACGGCAGGTCAGCGAAGTCGATCGCGCGCGGCTCGCCGAACTGCTCCGCCCATGGCTCGGCGATGCGGGCCTCGACTCCGACCTGCCGATGCCGGCGATGATCGACGTCGAGGTGCGCGCCGATGCGGTTGCCGCCGTCGAGGCCGCGGCACGGCGGATCGCACCGGGCGCGCGCGTCGATCGGCATGCGCAATGGCTGTCGCCGGTGCGCAGCTTCATGACGACGATGAGTTGGCTCGCGCTGGGGCTGATGCTGCTGATCGCATCGGCGACTGCGGCAGTCGTCCTGCTCGCGGCGCGCTCCGGGCTGGACACGCACCGCGATACGATCGAAGTCCTGCACATGCTTGGCTCCACCGATGTCCAGATTGCGCGGCTGTTCCAGCGCCGGATCGCGTTCGACACTCTGGTCGGCGGGCTGATCGGCGCCGGCGCGGCGCTGGGGCTGGTGTGGTTCCTCCAGGGGCAGATGCGCGGGCTCGGGTCCGAGATGCTGGGCGGCGTGGCGCTTGCGCAGCGCGACTGGCTGATCCTCCTGCTGCTGCCCTTGGCGTTCGCGCTGCTCGCGACGGTGGCAGCGCGCGTCGCGGTGCTGCGCGCGCTGGCCCGCACGCTGTGA
- a CDS encoding YdcF family protein, whose product MIWRIPLLVVLAWLLGFVAFMISLGKPLDDRKTDAIVVVTGGPGRIDRGLAILRKGDAQRMLVSGVDPDVTPVEFAVQYKIERPLFGCCIDLGWQAVDTRSNADETQQWVERHGFKSVRLVTTDWHMPRARMELAHALGSTVEIVGDGVRSTAGFAVLFREYHKYLVRRIALLVGAG is encoded by the coding sequence GTGATCTGGCGCATTCCCCTGTTGGTAGTGCTTGCCTGGCTGCTGGGCTTCGTGGCGTTCATGATCTCGCTCGGCAAGCCGCTCGACGATCGCAAGACCGACGCGATCGTGGTCGTCACCGGCGGCCCCGGGCGGATCGACCGCGGGCTGGCGATATTGCGCAAGGGCGACGCGCAGCGGATGCTGGTCAGCGGCGTCGACCCCGACGTGACCCCGGTCGAGTTCGCGGTGCAATACAAGATCGAGCGCCCGCTGTTCGGATGCTGCATCGATCTGGGCTGGCAGGCAGTCGACACGCGCTCGAATGCCGACGAGACCCAGCAATGGGTCGAGCGGCACGGGTTCAAATCGGTGCGGCTGGTGACCACCGACTGGCATATGCCCCGCGCGCGGATGGAATTGGCCCACGCCCTGGGCTCGACGGTCGAGATTGTCGGTGACGGCGTCCGCAGCACCGCCGGGTTCGCCGTGCTGTTCCGCGAATATCATAAATATCTGGTCCGGCGCATCGCGCTGCTGGTGGGAGCGGGCTGA
- a CDS encoding lysophospholipid acyltransferase family protein yields MVRLRALLFTAVFYGFSVPIVLLAPVMAVFGERAFRRWVLLWTDFHAWCARALMGIRTRIEGAPLATPALYAAKHQSFFETFELMRMLGAPAVVMRQEYARIPIWGWAAKRYGVIVIDRSGSAAALRQMMREAKAASAAGRSVVLFPEGTRSPVGEAPPLRSGLAGLYRAIGLPVVPVALDSGKVWPKDGPMRPGIVTFRFGTPIPPGLKRDAIETQVHAAINVLNR; encoded by the coding sequence ATGGTGCGGTTGCGGGCGCTGCTGTTCACGGCGGTTTTCTATGGGTTTTCGGTGCCGATCGTGCTGCTGGCGCCGGTGATGGCAGTGTTCGGCGAGCGCGCGTTCCGGCGCTGGGTGCTGTTGTGGACCGATTTTCACGCCTGGTGCGCCCGCGCTCTGATGGGGATCAGGACGCGCATCGAGGGTGCGCCGCTCGCCACCCCCGCGCTCTATGCGGCGAAGCACCAGAGCTTCTTCGAGACCTTCGAGCTGATGCGGATGCTGGGCGCGCCGGCGGTGGTGATGCGCCAGGAATATGCGCGCATCCCGATATGGGGCTGGGCGGCCAAGCGCTATGGCGTGATCGTGATCGATCGCAGCGGTTCCGCCGCCGCACTCCGCCAGATGATGCGCGAGGCAAAGGCCGCGAGCGCGGCGGGGCGATCGGTGGTGCTCTTTCCCGAGGGCACGCGATCGCCGGTGGGCGAGGCGCCGCCGCTGCGATCCGGGCTGGCCGGGCTGTACCGCGCGATCGGGCTGCCGGTGGTTCCCGTCGCGCTCGACAGCGGCAAGGTGTGGCCCAAGGACGGGCCGATGCGGCCCGGAATCGTCACCTTCCGCTTCGGCACGCCGATTCCGCCGGGATTGAAGCGCGACGCGATCGAGACGCAGGTCCACGCCGCGATCAACGTCCTCAATCGCTAA
- a CDS encoding prephenate/arogenate dehydrogenase family protein produces MLPFARVTVIGLGLIGSSIARGVRATMPTARVTGFDADPEVRAVARRIDLCDDVADTAGAAVIDADLVILCVPVGAMAAAARDLAADLPADAIVTDVGGSKASVLAALREALPGATIVPGHPVAGTENCGPESGFASLFRGRWCILTPDGETPETATARVQAFWEALGANVECMTPQHHDLVLAVTSHVPHLIAYTIVGTASDLEQVTQSEVIKYSAGGFRDFTRIAASDPTMWRDVFLNNREAVLEILQRFSEDLTALQRAIRWGKGDELFDLFTRTRAVRRSIIDQGQDDARPDFGRAHE; encoded by the coding sequence ATGCTGCCCTTTGCCCGTGTTACGGTGATCGGGCTGGGGCTGATCGGCTCGTCGATCGCGCGCGGGGTGCGCGCCACCATGCCCACCGCGCGCGTGACCGGCTTTGATGCCGATCCCGAGGTGCGCGCAGTCGCGCGGCGGATCGACTTGTGCGACGATGTCGCCGATACCGCGGGCGCCGCCGTGATCGACGCCGACCTCGTGATCCTGTGCGTGCCCGTCGGCGCGATGGCGGCGGCGGCGCGCGATCTGGCCGCCGATCTGCCCGCCGATGCGATCGTCACTGATGTCGGCGGATCGAAGGCAAGCGTGCTGGCCGCGCTGCGCGAGGCGCTGCCGGGCGCGACGATCGTCCCCGGCCATCCGGTCGCGGGGACCGAGAATTGCGGCCCCGAATCGGGCTTTGCCAGCCTGTTTCGCGGGCGCTGGTGCATCCTGACTCCCGATGGCGAGACGCCGGAGACCGCCACGGCGCGGGTCCAGGCATTTTGGGAGGCACTGGGCGCCAATGTCGAGTGCATGACGCCGCAGCATCACGACCTGGTCCTCGCCGTGACCAGCCATGTGCCGCATCTGATCGCCTATACGATCGTCGGCACGGCATCCGACCTCGAGCAGGTGACTCAGTCCGAAGTCATCAAATATTCGGCGGGCGGCTTTCGCGATTTCACGCGCATCGCCGCGTCCGACCCGACGATGTGGCGCGACGTGTTCCTGAACAATCGTGAGGCAGTTCTGGAGATCCTCCAGCGCTTCTCGGAGGATCTGACGGCGCTCCAGCGCGCGATCCGCTGGGGCAAGGGCGACGAGCTGTTCGACTTGTTCACCCGCACCCGCGCGGTGCGCCGCTCGATCATCGACCAGGGACAGGACGATGCACGCCCCGATTTCGGGCGCGCGCACGAATAA
- the hisC gene encoding histidinol-phosphate transaminase: MTTLVAKPWILDIAPYVPGRSTTDDGRKVAKLSSNENPFGTPDVARAAYVESAMMLERYPDASAADLRDALSAHYGVEADRIIYGTGSDEVLHLAAGAFAGQGDEIIYVRYGFAVYDIAARRVGATPVVAPDRDYATDVDAILARVTDRTRVVFVANPNNPTGTHTARSEIARLHAGLPRDVLLVLDQAYTEYLNPEDDDGGLELARTQPNVLVTRTFSKIFGLASARVGWGYAAPEVIDAMHRIRAPFSFPIGSQKAAIAALGAADFVEHSRAHNAEWRGWFAEQVNAMGNKGLRAVPSKANFVLVLFEGDVSAETAYKGLMAAGYIVRWLPGQGLPHGLRITIGTEEEITGLAAALRAIVGA, encoded by the coding sequence ATGACCACACTCGTCGCAAAGCCCTGGATCCTCGACATCGCCCCCTATGTGCCGGGCCGATCCACCACCGATGACGGCCGCAAGGTCGCCAAGCTGTCCTCGAACGAGAATCCGTTCGGCACGCCGGACGTCGCGCGCGCGGCCTATGTCGAATCGGCGATGATGCTGGAGCGTTATCCCGATGCCAGCGCCGCCGATCTTCGCGACGCGCTGTCGGCGCATTACGGAGTCGAGGCGGACCGCATCATCTATGGCACCGGCTCGGATGAAGTGCTGCATCTGGCGGCGGGCGCCTTTGCCGGACAGGGCGACGAGATCATCTATGTCCGCTACGGTTTCGCCGTGTACGACATCGCCGCACGCCGCGTCGGCGCTACGCCGGTCGTCGCGCCCGATCGCGATTACGCGACCGATGTCGACGCTATCCTGGCGCGCGTCACCGATCGCACGCGCGTGGTGTTCGTCGCCAATCCCAATAATCCCACCGGCACCCACACCGCCCGCAGCGAGATCGCGCGCCTCCACGCCGGGCTGCCCCGCGACGTGCTGCTCGTCCTCGACCAGGCCTATACCGAGTATCTGAACCCCGAGGACGATGATGGCGGGCTCGAGCTGGCCCGGACGCAGCCCAATGTGCTGGTGACGCGCACCTTCTCGAAGATATTCGGTCTGGCCTCGGCGCGGGTCGGCTGGGGCTATGCCGCGCCCGAGGTGATCGACGCGATGCACCGTATCCGCGCGCCCTTCTCCTTCCCCATCGGTTCGCAGAAAGCGGCGATCGCGGCACTGGGCGCGGCGGATTTCGTCGAGCATAGCCGCGCGCATAATGCAGAGTGGCGCGGCTGGTTCGCCGAACAGGTCAATGCGATGGGTAATAAGGGGCTGCGCGCCGTCCCGTCCAAGGCCAATTTCGTGCTGGTGCTGTTCGAAGGCGATGTCAGCGCCGAGACCGCGTATAAGGGGCTGATGGCGGCGGGCTATATCGTCCGCTGGCTGCCGGGCCAGGGATTGCCGCACGGGCTGCGCATCACGATCGGCACCGAGGAAGAGATTACCGGGCTCGCCGCGGCGTTGCGCGCGATCGTGGGCGCCTGA
- a CDS encoding flavin monoamine oxidase family protein encodes MRGSSTIWRALAHARGADSPAPVSVSRRALLKAVTASGVAATLPQRAYALPDAGRVAIVGGGIAGLSALHHLRAAGIDAHLYEARGRMGGRMYTHRTAEGVAFEAGAQLVNTDHGDMHALACAYGVALIDRKAERHRTLILADGREIGDGELADALRPIADQISRDAARMAQDYARVAPALDALSITGYLDRHRALLGAPWVRHLLEATSRTEYGVEPGQASAIELILNLPTVEGDSAEVLGGADERFVIEGGSSTLIDAITARHAAWITTGKQLARIASAGAGLRLAFTDGSRVDADRAILAIPAPLTRRVRVEARLPPLWREFIATVDLGRNEKVQAASGSRPWRDAIGTGGELWQTRGGDGCALGWDGSVHSADGAPVWTWFLGGDEVGAAAAQSATALAQRFARTVDQAIPGFALAEGPVARTNWHAQPLTLGGYVNFRPGQLTRFASLLGIESDDPAQHQVPHAGPLYFAGEHLSDAYPGYMNGAAQTGRMAAEAISGRSAR; translated from the coding sequence ATGCGGGGGAGCAGCACGATCTGGCGCGCGCTTGCGCATGCGCGGGGTGCCGATTCACCGGCGCCCGTCTCGGTGTCGCGGCGCGCGCTGCTCAAGGCGGTGACCGCAAGCGGGGTCGCAGCGACGCTGCCGCAGCGGGCCTATGCCCTGCCGGATGCCGGGCGCGTCGCGATCGTCGGCGGTGGGATTGCGGGGCTGAGCGCGCTGCACCACCTGCGCGCGGCGGGGATCGACGCCCATCTCTACGAAGCGCGCGGGCGGATGGGCGGGCGGATGTACACGCATCGCACCGCCGAAGGCGTCGCCTTCGAAGCGGGCGCGCAGCTCGTCAATACCGACCATGGCGACATGCACGCGCTGGCATGCGCCTATGGCGTCGCGCTGATCGATCGCAAGGCCGAGCGGCACCGCACGCTGATTCTGGCCGATGGGCGCGAGATCGGCGATGGCGAGCTTGCCGATGCGCTCCGCCCGATCGCCGACCAGATCAGCCGCGATGCCGCCCGGATGGCACAGGATTATGCGCGCGTCGCGCCAGCGCTGGATGCGCTGTCGATCACCGGCTATCTCGACCGGCACCGCGCGCTGCTCGGCGCCCCCTGGGTCCGCCACCTGCTCGAGGCGACGAGCCGCACCGAATATGGCGTCGAGCCCGGCCAAGCCTCGGCGATCGAGCTGATCCTCAACCTGCCGACGGTCGAGGGCGACAGCGCCGAGGTGCTGGGCGGGGCCGACGAACGCTTCGTGATCGAAGGGGGGAGCAGCACGTTGATCGACGCGATCACCGCGCGCCACGCCGCGTGGATCACCACGGGCAAGCAGCTCGCGCGAATCGCGTCCGCCGGCGCGGGCCTGCGCCTCGCCTTCACCGACGGATCGCGTGTCGATGCGGATCGCGCGATCCTGGCGATCCCCGCGCCGCTGACGCGCCGTGTTCGAGTCGAGGCGCGCTTGCCGCCGCTGTGGCGGGAATTCATCGCAACGGTCGATCTGGGCCGCAACGAAAAGGTGCAGGCGGCAAGCGGATCGCGGCCCTGGCGCGACGCAATCGGCACCGGCGGCGAGCTGTGGCAGACACGCGGCGGCGACGGCTGTGCGCTGGGCTGGGACGGCAGCGTCCACTCCGCCGACGGTGCGCCGGTATGGACGTGGTTCCTGGGCGGGGACGAAGTCGGCGCGGCAGCCGCGCAAAGCGCCACGGCGCTCGCCCAGCGTTTCGCACGCACCGTCGACCAGGCGATCCCCGGCTTCGCGCTCGCGGAGGGGCCGGTCGCCCGGACCAACTGGCACGCGCAGCCGCTGACGCTGGGCGGCTATGTCAATTTCCGCCCCGGCCAGCTGACGCGCTTCGCATCGCTGCTGGGAATCGAATCGGACGATCCGGCGCAGCATCAGGTGCCGCACGCCGGGCCGCTCTATTTCGCGGGCGAGCATCTGTCGGACGCCTATCCCGGCTATATGAACGGCGCGGCGCAGACCGGACGGATGGCCGCAGAAGCGATCAGCGGACGGTCGGCACGCTGA
- the metX gene encoding homoserine O-acetyltransferase MetX, translating into MSDDQRFGLARVATLPGPLRLDGGVLLSPVDIAYETYGTLAPDAGNAILVTHALTGDHHLASNHPVTGKPGWWARMVGPGKPIDTNRYFVICANVLGSCMGSSGPASINPATGKPWAMAFPVITIRDMVRAQAMLLDHLGIERLFAIVGGSMGGMQALSWTATFPDRVASAVIIASAARHSAQNIAFHEVGRQAIMADPRWRGGDYYADNDPPTSGLAVARMAAHITYLSEAGLTAKFGRKLQARDAKTFGFDADFQVESYLRHQGLSFVDRFDANSYLYITRALDYFDLAEEHGGMLATAFRGSPTRFCLVSFDTDWLYPTSESRSIVHALNAAGAPASFVELRSPFGHDAFLLESPELDRVMGGFLRAGETR; encoded by the coding sequence ATGTCCGACGATCAGCGCTTCGGTCTTGCCCGCGTGGCGACGTTGCCGGGGCCGCTCAGGCTCGACGGCGGCGTTCTGCTGTCGCCGGTGGACATCGCCTATGAAACCTATGGGACGCTGGCGCCCGATGCGGGCAATGCGATTCTGGTCACCCACGCGCTGACCGGCGACCATCATCTCGCGTCGAACCATCCGGTAACGGGAAAGCCCGGCTGGTGGGCGCGGATGGTCGGGCCCGGCAAGCCGATCGACACGAACCGCTATTTCGTGATCTGCGCCAATGTGCTGGGCAGTTGCATGGGATCGTCGGGACCGGCGAGCATCAACCCCGCGACCGGCAAGCCCTGGGCGATGGCATTCCCGGTCATCACGATCCGCGACATGGTGCGCGCGCAGGCGATGCTGCTCGACCATCTCGGCATCGAGCGGCTGTTCGCGATCGTCGGCGGATCGATGGGGGGGATGCAGGCGCTGAGTTGGACCGCGACCTTCCCGGATCGCGTCGCCTCCGCAGTCATCATCGCCTCCGCCGCGCGGCATTCGGCGCAGAATATCGCGTTCCACGAAGTCGGGCGCCAGGCGATCATGGCCGATCCGCGCTGGCGCGGGGGCGATTATTATGCGGACAACGATCCCCCGACCTCAGGGCTGGCGGTGGCGCGGATGGCGGCGCACATCACCTATTTGTCCGAAGCGGGGCTGACGGCGAAATTCGGCCGCAAGCTCCAGGCGCGCGATGCCAAGACCTTCGGCTTCGACGCCGATTTCCAGGTCGAGAGCTATCTGCGCCACCAGGGGCTGAGTTTCGTCGATCGGTTCGACGCCAATAGCTATCTCTACATCACCCGCGCGCTCGACTATTTCGATCTTGCGGAGGAGCATGGCGGGATGCTCGCCACCGCCTTTCGCGGCAGCCCGACGCGCTTCTGCCTCGTCAGCTTCGACACCGACTGGCTCTATCCGACCAGCGAATCGCGCAGCATCGTCCATGCCCTGAACGCAGCGGGCGCGCCCGCGAGCTTCGTCGAGCTGCGCTCGCCGTTCGGGCACGACGCCTTCCTGCTCGAAAGCCCCGAACTGGACCGGGTGATGGGCGGATTCCTGCGCGCGGGAGAAACGCGGTGA